Part of the Nicotiana sylvestris chromosome 2, ASM39365v2, whole genome shotgun sequence genome, TGATTTGTGTTAAGCTTGAAGAAGTCGAAAAATGTTGACAGGCATATAAACACTTAATTTACCAGTCATTATACTCAAATTTCTGTTAGATCTTTTAATATAAAGGTAAAGCGAATAAGCAAAATGAAGCAAACGCTTAATTTTCTTATCCCCTCAATCAAATAAACCATATTGCAGGAAACTTGTATAAAATGACACCAACACCCAATATAGAGGAATCAGCATAAGTCACCTGCATTAGCGAAACTCTATTCCCTATGACAGCGGTTTCACCAATTACAACACCAGTCGCATGATCCAGAAGAATTCCCTCTCCAATTTGGGCAGCTGTTTTATAGGCAAACACAGGTATAACCTAGTCATAATTATCCCTTGCGAAAGTAACTCTTGTGAGAATATAACTGATAAGAATACAACAGAAGCCATATCTTTTGTTGCAGTGTTAGGGGAGTAACTCGAACGATTACCTGGATGTATATCAACTCCAAAAACCTGTATTGAAGTGACAGTTTTATGTTAGAAGGAAGCAACATCGAGAAATAGGTGCAATGCCTGACAATGATGGCTATCACCAAGTAGAGGATATAACATTACCTCGCTAACTCGACTTTGCAACGCCAATGCCAAAACTTTGCGCCCTTGTTTCCATAATGCATGTGCAACTCGATGTGTTTGTAAAGAATGATAACCCTGAGTAGATTAGCTTCAATATCAGGAACTTGAAAATTGCAATCAAatataagaaaagcaaaattctAAGTGGACACAGAACCATGATTATCTTTCCCTGTGCCCCTTCCTCTAGAAATCAACTAAAACGTGGTGATAATATTCAGAAATACCGGTATCAAGCATGGAGGTAACTAAGATAAGAAACAGACTTCCTAAAATATAGTTTGCCTTTCAGGACAACAGATAAAAACCAAGGATAAATTTAATGAGGTTCCTTTACAAGTTCATTGGAATATAGATGCTAATGGCTGTTGCATTTAAATAGCGTTTAGATGAAGTATGGCAATTGACAGCATTTACCAAAAGAAGTTGATGTAATGGTAAACAATAATCAACAAAATGATGCGGACATAAAAGCAGATCCTTCAGAGTGAAGAGATGAAACGggataaaacaaaaatattaaCAATAATTAGCTAACTAGGATAAAAGACCAAAAGAACAGCACCTTAAGGTACAAAAGAGCAGAACAATATGACAAACAAGAAGGATCCCTGTCTTTACATGCCTGTCAAGAACGAGGGACAAAAGGAACTGTCAGTACTTGTCAAAAAGTATATAAAAATAGAATATACTTTTAGAATCCCGATTACCTGTAAATCAAGTCGAATAGAACATTGGATGCACCTATCGTGCATTATTACATCAGAAAATATGTCCATTAATTGAGTTGCCAAAAGTGTAGGATTTTGCAAGCGGTTGGAAAGAACAAAACTCAATGCCCGCTCCAAACAATCATGAGTCAAAATACTCGCATACAAGAAGCTGCTTAATATTGGCTCCTTCTCTGCCTGGATCACAGAATAGAAACAACATTAAATGGTTCCAGAAATCTATCAGCTAAGAACATTTTAAAAATCTTGCCACCACTCTGAAAGCCTGATTCGCAGCTTTCTAAATCATTCCGAAATAAGTTAGGGGTAGGGGTCTTTACGCAGAACTAACAAATCGAGAGAATCAAACTACCTAAGCTTACATAGTAGATTTAGATCTTTATTTGACACATTACTCTTAATGACCGAAAGCTGAAACAATTGCATAATAGCAAGATTGTAGAAGAGACAACTGGTTTGGCCAGTTGGTCACTATGTTACTCCTTATTACTTCTTTCAAACTATTTAACTATCAAATTGTTACATTAACTCCGGCCTGAAAGATTACAAACACTTGGGACACTCAAAAACATCTATTTCATTGTAAAACTAACATAGAGCATTAGAAGTCGGATTAATTGATATAATTATCAGTGTTGAGAATTAATCTATCAGGTTACCTAAAATTAACCTCCAAGTAACCATCTATAGCATGTTTGAATCGGTAACCTGGAAACAAGGATAAATAACTTAACCCGGAAACAAGGATAAATAACTTGCTTCAACCAATTAAACTATTAGTATATACAACTTAAATCTTTAGCAATTATACCACTGATATAAATCCAATCCCAAGAACGACTATTAGCAAAAAAAAAATCGcagataaaaggaaaagaatacgAACTAAGAGACTGATGCAAAAATAAATCTTGATCCTAGTTTGTTCATTGTAACTTGAATGAAACAGTTCTCAAATTAATGTAAAGCTATGTCAAAAAGCTGGCTCATGATATACCAACAAAGTCTTGGTTTCTTCTTATCTACCTAAACGTAGGCGGAAAGATGCAGATATCTTGATTCTTGTGAAACGATGCAGGTACGGATGAATTAGTTAGGTGTACACAAGTTGTTAAAAGAAAGATATGTAAAGCTAAAATCTCGATGGATTCAAGAATACCTCCAACTTAGCTTCAAGCTTAACAGCATCCCAGATAGGGTCACCTACAGTAGAAGCTGTATTGGCAACTGAGACGATCAAGTTCGGGTCGGGCTCGGATACTCCGACAGCGTAAACTGGAAAGACTTTTTCCAAGCGGTACTCCGCCATAGCTGAATTATTAGGTCCAAAATTTTCTGGGTTTTCTTGGAGGGTTAAGGTACGCATTTGAGAAAGAGCGAACCAAGTGTCGTCGCTCAAACAAGCCATTCAAAGAGAAGAGACTAATATATGTATTTTTAGTGTTTTAATATAGGACTAGGAGCACCCACGTGTTGTAGAAAAGTACTGAAGACTCCTAGGGTTCCATTATAGGGTGCATGCAATGATGAACCGTTGAaaatgagagagaaagagaatAAAAGGAGGAGATACGGAAGGAAgaagaatatgatgatgatggtAAAATCTAAAGTGTAAACACTGAACTTTTTGCTACAACCAACTAGGGGTGGGGGGGTTGGAGGTGGGGGCGTTGGagagtggggggggggggggggttcaagGGGGTTTTCATGATGTTTTGTTTTGCTTTTATCTTTTACGTTTTGGGGTTCCGTGTGGTTGATTGAGGAAGACGCAATTTTGGGACATTTTGGACCATAGGAATTTTTCGTATGTTTTAAAAGTACTTGTTTAATTTACTAACATTATTAATTAGTCTTcatttttttataaatcaaaataTATTCACTCTCTATACATGAAATAATTTTCAAAAAGTAGGCCATTTTCTAAAAACCATTTTCGATCATACTAAACACTAACAACTATATATAGTTTTATTGAACTATTTAtccatatttttttttaaaatatttcacaCTTATTTAGATcagtatttttaaaaaatagatgCGATGAGATAAATAATACCAAAGGAATAATATAAACACTCTTTTTCAGAGCATTAGAAAATTTGAAGGTATTAGCTTTTAGGACATAGAAGCAGTGGGAAAATTAAAGTTTTAGATTGAGTATACATATACACTAACAGTTTGTATTTTACATATATTGCGTTAGTCCTACATCATTTTACTCCTATAAGAAATTCAACTAACAGCATACACCTTTAGCGCATTTAGTAACTTAACTACCTGTCtacctcttcttttcttttcttttttgacaAACAAAGATAGATACTTACATAGAGTTATGTAACATAGTTCATTACATCGTCCTCAGTGATAGTAATACTGAGGATATTCATATTGCCCAGATCGGCAAGATCACACAAAACAACAGTAGATAATTTCTTAACTAGATAAACATAACCAAGCATATCTACATCtaatttatttatgatattactaGGGGGCCTAAGTAGTAGTTGATGATGGGGGAGGTTTTCCAGTGCTTCCTTAGCCAGTCCATGTGCCACTTGATATTACCTGTCTACCTCTTCGATGAAATGCAACCTCGCAACAGTTGTCATGTGCGCATGTTTCTGTTAATTCTTTTTGTtaattatatgtatatatgaattattatttttacatttaATTATCTAAAACCAATTAGGCAACAGAAACTTTCTAAATTTACGAAATTCCAATTTTAGAATGAGAAAACTGAACCA contains:
- the LOC104239731 gene encoding serine acetyltransferase 2-like, encoding MACLSDDTWFALSQMRTLTLQENPENFGPNNSAMAEYRLEKVFPVYAVGVSEPDPNLIVSVANTASTVGDPIWDAVKLEAKLEAEKEPILSSFLYASILTHDCLERALSFVLSNRLQNPTLLATQLMDIFSDVIMHDRCIQCSIRLDLQACKDRDPSCLSYCSALLYLKGYHSLQTHRVAHALWKQGRKVLALALQSRVSEVFGVDIHPAAQIGEGILLDHATGVVIGETAVIGNRVSLMQGVTLGGTGKETGDRHPKIGQGALIGASATILGNIKIGEGAMVGAGSLVMKDVPPHSMVTGIPAKVIGYVDDQDPSLTMKHDASKEFFKQVAISCNEARSNGAVASERDDAAT